A portion of the Phycisphaerales bacterium AB-hyl4 genome contains these proteins:
- the rpsL gene encoding 30S ribosomal protein S12, translating into MPTINQLVRNPRVTPKAKSKVKDLDASPQKRGVCLQVKTVTPKKPNSALRKVARVRLSNGKEVTAYIGGEGHNLQEHSIVLVRGGRVRDLPGVRYHVVRGSLDTLGVDGRKQGRSKYGVKRAKG; encoded by the coding sequence ATGCCGACGATCAACCAACTGGTTCGCAACCCCCGCGTGACGCCCAAGGCCAAGAGTAAGGTCAAGGACCTTGACGCCAGCCCGCAGAAGCGCGGCGTCTGCCTCCAGGTCAAAACCGTCACCCCGAAGAAGCCTAACTCCGCCCTCCGCAAGGTCGCCCGTGTGCGACTGAGCAACGGCAAGGAAGTCACGGCCTACATCGGCGGCGAAGGCCACAACCTTCAGGAACACAGCATCGTGCTCGTCCGCGGTGGACGTGTCCGCGACTTGCCCGGCGTGCGATACCACGTCGTCCGCGGCTCGCTGGATACCCTCGGCGTCGACGGCCGCAAGCAAGGCCGCTCCAAGTACGGCGTCAAGCGCGCCAAGGGCTAA
- the hisB gene encoding imidazoleglycerol-phosphate dehydratase HisB translates to MPERTVKLARKTNETDITVELNLDPSKPGDYKIATGVGFFDHMLDHVARHGRLGLKVNAKGDTHIDDHHTVEDVGIVLGQALLEAIGDKKGIERYGDAAVPMDEALARVSIDLSGRPALAFDVTFTTPAAKIGQFDTQLVREFFQAVTQAGRFACHVEVPRGDNDHHVAEAIFKAFGRALREAVNITGSDIPSTKGSL, encoded by the coding sequence ATGCCTGAACGCACTGTCAAACTGGCCCGCAAGACGAACGAGACCGACATCACGGTCGAGCTTAACCTCGACCCGTCGAAGCCGGGCGATTACAAGATCGCCACGGGCGTCGGCTTTTTCGATCACATGCTCGACCACGTCGCCCGCCACGGTCGGCTGGGGTTGAAAGTCAATGCCAAGGGCGACACGCACATCGACGATCATCACACCGTCGAAGACGTGGGCATCGTGCTCGGGCAGGCGTTGCTCGAAGCGATCGGCGACAAGAAAGGGATCGAACGCTACGGCGATGCCGCGGTGCCGATGGACGAGGCGCTTGCGCGCGTGAGCATTGACCTGTCGGGTCGGCCGGCGCTGGCCTTCGATGTGACGTTTACCACGCCGGCGGCGAAGATCGGCCAGTTCGATACGCAACTCGTCCGCGAGTTTTTCCAGGCCGTCACGCAAGCCGGTCGATTCGCCTGTCATGTGGAAGTGCCGCGCGGCGACAACGACCACCATGTTGCAGAGGCCATCTTCAAAGCCTTCGGCCGGGCGCTGCGCGAAGCGGTGAACATCACCGGCTCAGATATCCCCTCGACCAAAGGTTCGCTCTAG
- a CDS encoding acetyl-CoA carboxylase carboxyltransferase subunit alpha, with the protein MSTLNAYNGMYELEFERPLTALERQIAELETSQSAPSPGLDFASEVRKLRQSHTAMLKKIYANLNAWNTVKVARHPGRPQAIDYIRNFVKDFAELHGDRRFGDDPAIISGFGRIGSHKCLVIAHNKGKDTRERIACHFGCAHPEGYRKALRCMKLAEKFKLPVVTLIDTPGAYPGIGAEERGQAEAIAVNLREMANLKTPIVCAVIGEGASGGALGIGVGDRLAMMQYAWYSVISPEGCAAILWKTATPDTNAAAADALKLTAADNLKYGTIDHVIDEPLGGAHRNPAAAADQLEKWLTQTLRELKRQKIENLMHKRYERLRSVGAYENA; encoded by the coding sequence ATGAGTACGCTGAACGCCTACAACGGAATGTACGAACTTGAGTTCGAGCGACCGCTGACCGCCCTTGAGCGCCAGATCGCCGAGCTGGAAACCAGCCAGAGTGCGCCCAGCCCCGGCCTCGACTTCGCCAGCGAAGTCCGCAAGCTGCGCCAGTCGCACACCGCCATGCTCAAGAAAATCTACGCCAACCTCAACGCGTGGAACACCGTCAAGGTCGCCCGCCACCCCGGCCGACCGCAAGCCATCGACTACATCCGCAACTTCGTCAAAGACTTCGCCGAGTTGCACGGCGACCGCCGCTTCGGCGACGACCCCGCCATCATCTCCGGCTTCGGCCGAATCGGGTCGCACAAATGCCTCGTCATCGCCCACAACAAGGGCAAAGACACCCGCGAGCGCATCGCCTGCCACTTCGGCTGCGCCCACCCCGAGGGGTACCGCAAAGCCCTGCGCTGCATGAAGCTGGCTGAGAAGTTCAAGCTCCCCGTCGTCACGCTCATCGACACGCCCGGCGCTTACCCCGGCATCGGTGCGGAAGAGCGCGGACAGGCCGAGGCCATCGCCGTCAACCTCCGCGAGATGGCCAACCTCAAAACGCCCATCGTCTGCGCCGTCATCGGCGAAGGCGCGTCCGGCGGGGCGCTGGGCATCGGCGTCGGCGACCGCCTCGCCATGATGCAGTACGCCTGGTACTCCGTCATCAGCCCCGAAGGCTGCGCCGCCATCCTCTGGAAGACCGCCACGCCCGACACCAACGCCGCCGCCGCCGACGCCCTCAAGCTCACCGCCGCCGACAACCTCAAATACGGCACGATCGACCACGTCATCGACGAACCGCTCGGCGGAGCCCACCGCAACCCCGCCGCCGCCGCCGACCAGCTCGAAAAGTGGCTCACCCAGACGCTGCGCGAGCTCAAACGACAGAAAATCGAAAATCTCATGCACAAACGCTACGAACGCCTCCGCTCGGTCGGCGCATACGAAAACGCGTGA
- the rpsG gene encoding 30S ribosomal protein S7, whose amino-acid sequence MAGRITKSAEQLKPDPRYGDKTLARFINCIMKDGKKSVALRVVYAAMDEIEKRTGGEPTGIEIFHRALENVRPDVEVRSKRVGGANYQVPMQVNKKRQQSLAFRWIINAARSEKGRPMHLRLSRELLDAAQNEGKAVQTRDQTHRMADANKAFAHFAW is encoded by the coding sequence ATGGCTGGACGTATCACCAAGTCGGCTGAACAACTCAAGCCCGACCCCCGTTACGGCGACAAGACGCTCGCCCGCTTCATCAACTGCATCATGAAGGACGGCAAGAAGTCGGTCGCCCTCCGCGTCGTCTATGCCGCCATGGACGAAATCGAAAAACGCACCGGCGGCGAGCCCACCGGCATCGAAATCTTCCATCGCGCCCTGGAAAACGTGCGACCCGACGTCGAAGTCCGATCCAAGCGCGTCGGCGGTGCCAACTACCAGGTGCCCATGCAGGTCAACAAGAAGCGCCAGCAGAGCCTCGCCTTCCGCTGGATCATCAACGCCGCCCGCAGCGAAAAGGGCCGACCCATGCACCTGCGCCTCAGCCGTGAGTTGCTCGACGCCGCCCAGAACGAGGGCAAGGCCGTCCAGACCCGCGACCAGACCCACCGCATGGCCGACGCGAACAAGGCTTTCGCCCACTTCGCGTGGTAA
- a CDS encoding prephenate dehydrogenase yields MDERIQQIEQVAILGAGLLGTSVGLGLKAAGYAGRVVGVARSEETLAAAKQRGAIDHGTTDVGEAVKASQLAIVAVPLGQFDRMFQQIAEHEHDGLIITDVGSTKQSVIASAREHLKHPGRFVGAHPMAGSEQQGPEGAQADLCRGKPCIITPGNDTDEDALATVEAMWKSLGMTLIRMSAHEHDVQTATISHLPHAMAVLLVLVAAERGGWDVASTGFRDTTRLASSNPPMRADILMANREQVIEALNTLGHRLDRFIDVLDRGDRGGLLAMLEHARQVRDDWVAHRDDIE; encoded by the coding sequence ATGGATGAACGAATCCAACAAATCGAGCAGGTGGCGATCCTCGGCGCGGGGTTGCTGGGCACGAGTGTGGGGCTGGGGCTCAAGGCGGCGGGGTACGCCGGTCGAGTCGTCGGCGTCGCCCGCAGTGAAGAAACCCTCGCTGCGGCGAAGCAGCGTGGTGCGATTGACCACGGTACGACCGACGTCGGTGAAGCAGTCAAAGCCAGCCAACTCGCGATTGTCGCCGTGCCGCTGGGCCAGTTTGACCGCATGTTTCAGCAGATCGCCGAGCACGAGCACGACGGGCTGATCATCACCGACGTGGGGTCGACCAAGCAGAGCGTGATCGCCTCGGCCCGTGAGCACTTGAAACACCCCGGCCGCTTTGTGGGCGCTCATCCGATGGCCGGCTCGGAGCAGCAGGGGCCCGAGGGGGCGCAGGCCGACCTGTGCCGGGGCAAGCCGTGCATCATCACGCCGGGCAATGACACGGATGAAGACGCGCTGGCGACCGTCGAAGCGATGTGGAAGAGCCTGGGCATGACGCTGATCCGCATGTCGGCTCATGAGCATGATGTGCAGACCGCGACGATCAGCCACCTGCCGCACGCGATGGCGGTGCTGCTTGTGCTTGTCGCGGCTGAGCGCGGTGGGTGGGATGTGGCGTCGACCGGCTTTCGCGATACGACTCGGCTGGCGTCGAGCAATCCGCCCATGCGGGCCGACATTCTCATGGCCAACCGCGAGCAGGTGATCGAAGCGCTCAACACGCTCGGCCATCGACTCGACCGCTTCATCGACGTACTCGACCGCGGCGACCGCGGCGGCCTGCTGGCGATGCTCGAGCACGCCCGGCAGGTGCGCGACGACTGGGTTGCGCATCGCGATGACATTGAATGA
- a CDS encoding phospholipase D-like domain-containing protein, translating to MSDLTFDPPTGAACGKVQLVVDAEHQRRVVVEGMLKAKVSLAIATADFKAMLVPQPGSRRAPSIVAHLIRLAKRGVEVRVLHAGVPSAAALQELRGELPRNLTIRRCPRLHAKAVIVDAGAMYLGSANLTGAGLGAKADHRRNIEWGVWSESATMIDAVLQQFNALWEGDRCRGCGRRDVCPVPLEEPRL from the coding sequence ATGAGCGATCTGACGTTTGATCCGCCGACGGGGGCGGCGTGCGGGAAGGTACAACTTGTTGTGGACGCCGAGCATCAGCGGCGCGTGGTGGTCGAGGGCATGCTCAAGGCGAAGGTGAGCCTGGCGATCGCGACGGCGGACTTCAAGGCCATGCTCGTACCGCAGCCGGGCAGTCGGCGGGCACCGTCGATCGTGGCGCACCTGATTCGGCTGGCGAAGCGGGGCGTGGAGGTGCGCGTTCTGCATGCGGGCGTGCCCAGTGCGGCGGCGCTGCAGGAACTGCGTGGCGAGCTGCCGAGGAACCTGACCATCCGCCGATGCCCGCGCCTGCATGCGAAGGCGGTGATCGTCGACGCGGGGGCGATGTACCTCGGCTCAGCGAACCTCACCGGGGCAGGGCTGGGCGCGAAGGCAGACCACCGACGCAACATCGAGTGGGGCGTGTGGAGCGAGTCGGCGACGATGATCGACGCGGTGTTGCAGCAATTCAACGCCCTGTGGGAGGGCGATCGCTGCCGGGGCTGCGGCCGACGGGACGTCTGCCCCGTGCCGTTGGAAGAGCCGCGGTTGTAA
- the proC gene encoding pyrroline-5-carboxylate reductase, giving the protein MNQLQCRLAFVGAGNMAEAIARAAIDKGVLQPSQIVAADPSAERRDVFAGLGMHAVETLGEAVAASEQVMLSVKPQTLAKVAGELSAVLTDDHIVISIMAGLRAAKIEQAIGRSLRVVRVMPNTPMLVGQGMSAIATGEHARAGDDELTMKLFAAGGRAIRVDESQMDGITAVSGSGPAYVFYLAEAMEQAARDLGLGEHAELLVAQTLQGAAKLLAESPDTAADLRRKVTSPGGTTEAAIKHLDEHSALDTIAAAVKAAAARSKELGG; this is encoded by the coding sequence ATGAATCAATTGCAGTGCAGACTCGCATTCGTCGGCGCCGGCAACATGGCGGAGGCGATCGCTCGCGCGGCGATTGACAAGGGCGTGTTGCAGCCGTCGCAGATCGTTGCTGCCGACCCCAGCGCCGAACGGCGCGATGTGTTCGCCGGGTTGGGTATGCACGCCGTCGAAACGCTTGGCGAAGCAGTCGCAGCCAGTGAGCAGGTGATGCTTTCGGTGAAGCCGCAGACGCTGGCGAAGGTCGCGGGCGAACTGTCGGCTGTGTTGACGGATGACCACATCGTCATCTCGATCATGGCGGGGCTGCGTGCGGCGAAGATCGAGCAAGCGATCGGGCGGTCGCTGCGCGTGGTGCGTGTGATGCCCAACACGCCGATGCTGGTGGGGCAGGGGATGTCCGCCATCGCGACGGGCGAGCACGCTCGGGCGGGCGATGATGAACTGACGATGAAGCTGTTCGCGGCGGGCGGGCGGGCGATCCGCGTGGATGAGTCGCAGATGGACGGCATCACGGCGGTGTCCGGCTCGGGCCCGGCGTACGTGTTTTACCTGGCGGAAGCGATGGAGCAGGCGGCGCGCGACCTTGGCCTCGGCGAGCATGCCGAGCTGCTGGTCGCGCAGACGTTGCAGGGCGCTGCGAAGCTGCTGGCCGAGTCACCTGACACGGCAGCCGACTTGCGGCGGAAGGTGACCAGCCCCGGCGGGACAACCGAGGCGGCGATCAAGCACCTCGATGAGCACAGCGCTCTGGATACGATCGCGGCCGCGGTGAAAGCGGCCGCGGCGCGGTCGAAAGAATTGGGCGGGTGA
- a CDS encoding DEAD/DEAH box helicase produces the protein MTEDTKPSTETDTPTENATATDAPAAPNDLFDEKLSFHDLGIRGDVLKGIETAGFTKPTTIQAKLIPVVLDGHDVIGQARTGTGKTAAFGLPIFQKADPDVPGQALILTPTRELAAQVAAELDELGQFTNIRTVCIVGGESMRHQQKGLQGGAHIIVGTPGRVMDLHGRGELKFDNIRFAVLDEVDRMLDIGFRDDIRKILGQIKRDHQTMFVSATISEEIERLGRKFMAADAQRITTVSGSLTVSLVDQKYFAVEPWDKRTLLLHVLRREEPEAVVVFCRTKATVHKITQYLRDKGVNAREIHGDLHQRKRVRVMESLREGNVDVLIASDLAARGLDVDHITHVINYDLPEDPEIYIHRIGRTARAGRKGVAWSFVTPEEGQRLTDVEKHSGALIEKLDYPDFKPGPVPRDVVTERERNAKFAEPVDMAARQAARASTPDTEGLSESELAAMFPGGKVPKNKPRRTLGSRLRTRRS, from the coding sequence ATGACCGAAGACACCAAACCCAGCACCGAAACCGATACCCCCACCGAAAACGCGACAGCGACCGACGCGCCCGCCGCGCCGAATGACCTGTTCGACGAAAAGCTCTCGTTCCACGACCTCGGCATCCGCGGCGACGTGCTCAAGGGCATCGAAACCGCCGGCTTCACCAAGCCCACCACCATCCAGGCCAAGCTCATCCCCGTCGTCCTCGACGGCCACGACGTCATCGGCCAGGCACGCACCGGCACGGGCAAGACCGCCGCCTTCGGCCTGCCGATCTTTCAGAAGGCCGACCCCGACGTGCCGGGCCAGGCCCTCATCCTCACGCCGACGCGCGAGCTCGCGGCGCAGGTGGCGGCGGAGTTGGACGAGCTGGGCCAGTTCACCAACATCAGGACCGTCTGTATCGTGGGCGGCGAGTCGATGCGACATCAGCAAAAAGGCTTGCAGGGCGGTGCTCACATCATCGTCGGCACGCCCGGCCGCGTGATGGACCTGCACGGCCGGGGCGAGTTGAAGTTCGACAACATTCGCTTCGCGGTGCTCGACGAAGTCGACCGCATGCTCGACATCGGCTTCCGTGATGACATCCGCAAGATCCTCGGCCAGATCAAGCGCGATCACCAGACCATGTTCGTTTCCGCGACGATCAGCGAAGAGATCGAGCGCCTCGGCCGTAAGTTCATGGCCGCCGATGCTCAGCGCATCACGACGGTGTCCGGCTCGCTGACCGTGTCGTTGGTGGACCAGAAGTATTTCGCCGTCGAGCCATGGGACAAGCGGACACTGCTGCTGCATGTGTTGCGTCGCGAAGAACCCGAAGCGGTCGTCGTGTTCTGCCGAACGAAGGCGACGGTGCACAAGATCACGCAGTACCTTCGCGACAAGGGTGTGAACGCGCGTGAGATTCACGGCGACCTGCATCAGCGCAAGCGCGTTCGCGTGATGGAGTCGCTGCGTGAGGGCAATGTCGACGTGCTGATCGCGTCGGACCTCGCGGCCCGCGGGCTGGACGTGGATCACATCACGCACGTGATTAACTACGACCTGCCGGAAGACCCGGAGATTTACATTCACCGCATCGGTCGCACGGCCCGGGCCGGGCGGAAGGGTGTGGCCTGGTCGTTTGTGACGCCGGAGGAAGGGCAACGGCTGACCGATGTGGAGAAGCACTCGGGGGCGTTGATCGAAAAGCTCGACTATCCCGACTTCAAGCCTGGCCCCGTGCCGCGTGACGTGGTGACGGAGCGGGAGCGAAATGCGAAGTTTGCAGAGCCGGTAGACATGGCGGCACGGCAGGCGGCGCGGGCGTCGACGCCGGACACCGAAGGGTTGAGTGAATCGGAACTGGCAGCGATGTTCCCAGGCGGAAAAGTGCCCAAGAACAAGCCGCGTCGGACGCTTGGCTCGCGCTTGCGGACACGCCGGTCGTAG
- the hisC gene encoding histidinol-phosphate transaminase: MAYERDNIRRLAAYVPGEQPQTQRVIKLNTNENPYPPHAAVLQAIRDVGPDALRRYPSPRAERFRDTAARVHDLDPSQVIATNGGDELLRLAFTAFCNPVAGGDASSAAGGAGVAEPSYSLYPVLAEIQDTPLVRLPLDAGFALPDDFAERLNAAGCRLALVVNPHAPSGRRESIDTLRRVAERFEGVLLIDEAYVDFAEADALPLLREGDLDNVLILRSLSKGYSLAGLRFGYGMGHAGLIAALDKARDSYNADVLSQAAAVAALEQRDAISATWQNVIAERDRLTTALRGEGWQVLDSHTNFILATPPSAGPDARTIYENLKAGGIFVRYFDQDRLRDKLRITVGTPEQNDALLAALVKVPTTTKSSAP, from the coding sequence ATGGCTTACGAACGAGACAACATCCGCCGCCTTGCCGCTTACGTGCCCGGCGAACAGCCGCAGACGCAGCGCGTTATCAAGCTCAACACCAATGAGAACCCGTACCCGCCGCATGCGGCTGTGCTTCAGGCGATTCGTGATGTCGGGCCCGATGCGTTGCGGCGATACCCTTCACCGCGCGCGGAGCGGTTCCGAGACACGGCGGCCCGCGTGCACGACCTCGACCCGTCGCAGGTGATCGCCACCAACGGCGGCGATGAGTTGCTGCGGCTGGCGTTTACCGCGTTTTGCAACCCGGTCGCCGGGGGAGACGCGTCATCGGCGGCGGGTGGCGCGGGTGTGGCCGAGCCGAGCTATTCGCTTTATCCCGTGCTTGCCGAGATTCAGGACACGCCGCTGGTCAGGCTTCCGCTGGATGCGGGCTTTGCGCTGCCCGATGATTTTGCCGAGCGATTGAACGCGGCGGGGTGTCGGCTTGCGCTGGTGGTCAACCCGCACGCGCCTTCTGGCCGACGCGAGTCGATCGATACGCTTCGCCGAGTGGCGGAGCGCTTCGAAGGCGTGCTGCTGATCGATGAAGCGTATGTCGATTTCGCTGAGGCGGACGCGCTTCCGCTGCTTCGCGAAGGTGACCTGGACAACGTGCTTATTTTGCGTTCGCTGAGCAAGGGCTATTCGCTCGCGGGGTTGCGGTTTGGTTATGGGATGGGGCACGCGGGCCTCATCGCGGCGCTGGACAAAGCCCGCGACAGCTACAACGCGGACGTGCTCAGCCAGGCCGCCGCCGTCGCGGCGCTGGAGCAGCGCGATGCGATATCGGCGACATGGCAGAACGTGATCGCCGAGCGCGATCGGCTGACCACAGCGCTTCGCGGCGAAGGCTGGCAGGTGCTCGACAGTCACACCAATTTCATCCTCGCGACGCCTCCCTCAGCCGGCCCGGATGCCCGGACGATTTACGAAAACCTCAAGGCCGGGGGCATATTCGTGCGATACTTCGATCAGGACCGGCTTCGCGACAAGCTTCGTATCACCGTCGGCACGCCGGAACAGAATGATGCTTTGCTCGCCGCGCTGGTGAAGGTTCCCACAACGACGAAGAGCAGTGCACCTTAA
- the dcd gene encoding dCTP deaminase, with protein sequence MSILCDTQIRELVGIEPFEDNIKRPGKVSYGVSSYGYDVRVGTLFKIFTSVTATGGGGQAIVDPKNFGEDTFVTIDTKDTGRDHVIIPPNSFALAETVEHIAVPRDTLAICLGKSTYARCGIIVNVTPLEPEWRGKVTIEISNTTPLPAKIYANEGIAQMLFLQAERTCAISYADKQGKYQDQTGLVLPKVD encoded by the coding sequence ATGTCCATCCTCTGCGATACCCAGATCCGCGAACTCGTCGGCATCGAGCCGTTCGAAGACAACATCAAACGCCCCGGCAAGGTCTCCTACGGCGTCTCGTCCTACGGCTACGACGTCCGCGTCGGCACACTCTTCAAAATCTTCACCAGCGTCACCGCCACCGGCGGCGGCGGCCAGGCGATCGTCGATCCCAAAAACTTCGGCGAAGACACCTTCGTCACCATCGACACAAAAGACACCGGCCGGGACCACGTCATCATCCCGCCCAACAGCTTCGCCCTCGCCGAGACGGTCGAGCACATCGCCGTCCCACGCGACACGCTCGCGATCTGCCTCGGCAAGAGCACCTACGCCCGCTGCGGCATCATCGTCAACGTCACCCCCCTCGAACCGGAGTGGCGCGGCAAGGTGACCATCGAGATCAGCAACACCACCCCCCTGCCCGCCAAGATCTACGCCAACGAAGGCATCGCCCAGATGCTCTTCCTCCAGGCCGAGCGCACCTGCGCGATCTCGTACGCGGACAAGCAAGGCAAGTACCAGGACCAGACGGGACTCGTGCTGCCGAAGGTGGATTGA
- a CDS encoding aconitase/3-isopropylmalate dehydratase large subunit family protein, with the protein MTLTEKILAAHAGQSEVKPGDNVWVDVDVLMTHDVCGPGTIGIFKKEFGPDAKVWDNTRIPIIPDHYIFTADDKCHRNIQILRDFVLEQGIKYYYDPDFMDTKAGSGMPNPYRDPTKTNYKGVCHKALPEEGHCRPGEILLGTDSHTCTAGAFGQFATGVGNTDAAFTMGTGKTWLKVPPTMKFVFHGEIPPYLTAKDLILAVIGQIGFAGATYKAMYFAGEGINSLTLEDRMTLTNMAIEAGGKNGICDVDEKTLNYVKARSNRPDWTIYTEDEGAEYDYEFAWDLNTLEPLVAKPHSPDNKALARECSDVKLDRAYIGSCTGGKITDMIFAANILSGNTVKIPTFVVPGSTEVHADMLRLNLKGEAKADGEKSVYETLEDAGCLIGAASCAACLGGPQDTFGRLNSPINCISTTNRNFPGRMGHKEAGVYLASPLTAAASALTGKVTDPREFVSEPIITGTAGVL; encoded by the coding sequence ATGACCCTCACCGAAAAAATTCTCGCCGCGCACGCCGGCCAAAGTGAAGTGAAGCCCGGCGATAATGTCTGGGTCGACGTCGACGTACTCATGACGCACGACGTCTGCGGCCCCGGCACGATCGGCATCTTCAAGAAAGAGTTCGGGCCTGATGCGAAGGTCTGGGACAATACGCGCATCCCGATCATCCCTGACCATTATATTTTCACCGCCGACGACAAATGTCACCGTAACATCCAGATTTTGCGGGACTTCGTGCTCGAACAGGGCATCAAGTATTACTACGACCCCGACTTCATGGACACCAAGGCCGGCTCGGGGATGCCCAACCCGTACCGAGACCCGACCAAGACCAACTACAAAGGCGTCTGCCACAAGGCTTTACCCGAAGAGGGCCACTGCCGCCCCGGCGAAATCCTGCTCGGCACGGACAGCCACACCTGCACCGCGGGCGCGTTCGGCCAGTTTGCCACCGGCGTGGGCAATACCGACGCCGCCTTCACCATGGGCACGGGCAAGACCTGGCTGAAGGTTCCCCCGACCATGAAGTTCGTATTTCATGGTGAGATCCCGCCTTACCTCACGGCGAAGGACCTCATCCTCGCGGTCATCGGGCAGATCGGCTTCGCTGGCGCGACGTACAAAGCCATGTACTTCGCCGGCGAAGGCATCAACAGCCTCACGCTCGAAGACCGCATGACGCTGACGAACATGGCCATCGAAGCCGGCGGCAAGAACGGCATCTGTGACGTTGATGAGAAAACGCTCAACTACGTCAAGGCCCGCAGCAATCGGCCGGACTGGACCATCTACACCGAAGACGAAGGCGCCGAGTATGACTACGAGTTCGCGTGGGATCTCAACACGCTCGAACCGCTGGTCGCCAAGCCGCACAGCCCGGACAACAAGGCTCTCGCCCGCGAGTGCAGCGATGTGAAACTCGACCGGGCCTACATCGGCTCATGCACCGGCGGGAAGATCACGGACATGATCTTCGCGGCCAACATCCTCTCCGGCAACACGGTGAAGATCCCCACCTTCGTCGTGCCCGGCTCGACCGAGGTGCACGCGGACATGCTTCGGCTGAACCTCAAGGGCGAAGCCAAGGCCGATGGCGAGAAGTCGGTCTATGAAACGCTCGAAGACGCGGGGTGCCTGATCGGCGCCGCGAGTTGTGCTGCCTGCCTCGGCGGGCCGCAGGACACGTTCGGCCGACTGAACAGCCCGATCAACTGCATCAGCACGACGAACCGCAACTTTCCCGGCCGAATGGGTCACAAGGAAGCTGGCGTCTATCTCGCCAGCCCGCTGACCGCGGCCGCGAGCGCCCTGACCGGCAAGGTGACCGACCCGCGCGAGTTCGTCAGCGAGCCGATCATCACCGGCACCGCCGGCGTGTTGTGA
- a CDS encoding acyl-CoA desaturase yields the protein MTTERPESPTARFRQTGLDWPIVIGLTVLHLGAVASLFFFSWSALVVALILYWVTGGLGITLGFHRLLTHRSFKTPKWFEYVLTSFGCLAWQGGPVTWVGTHRLHHKHSDTDHDPHTPRHGFNWAHVFWCMFNQPEGEPAANAAKDLLRDPGHRFLNKFFWLPPIVLGVILYFSGSLAAYLGLNTSGLSWLLWGLCMRTVAVYHATWFVNSATHTWGYRSNDTKDDSTNLWWVALLSFGEGWHNNHHAQQRSAAHGWKWYEFDITYITIKVLSYVGLAREIVQPNLADETTNDESANSGHIASD from the coding sequence TTGACTACCGAACGTCCCGAAAGCCCTACGGCCCGGTTCAGGCAAACCGGTCTTGACTGGCCGATCGTCATCGGCCTCACAGTGCTGCATCTGGGGGCAGTTGCGTCCTTGTTCTTTTTTTCATGGAGCGCGCTCGTCGTGGCGTTGATCCTTTACTGGGTCACGGGCGGCCTGGGCATCACGCTCGGCTTCCACCGCCTCCTGACGCACCGCAGCTTCAAAACCCCCAAGTGGTTCGAGTACGTCCTCACCAGCTTCGGCTGCCTTGCCTGGCAAGGCGGGCCGGTCACGTGGGTCGGCACGCATCGCCTGCATCACAAGCATTCCGACACCGACCACGACCCCCACACGCCCCGCCACGGCTTCAACTGGGCGCACGTGTTCTGGTGCATGTTCAACCAGCCCGAGGGCGAGCCCGCCGCCAATGCCGCGAAAGACCTGCTCCGCGATCCGGGCCACCGCTTCCTCAACAAATTCTTCTGGCTCCCCCCGATCGTGCTCGGCGTGATCCTCTACTTCAGCGGCTCGCTCGCAGCCTACCTCGGCCTGAACACCAGCGGCCTTTCGTGGTTGCTCTGGGGCCTGTGCATGCGAACCGTCGCCGTCTATCACGCGACGTGGTTCGTCAACTCCGCGACGCATACATGGGGCTACCGCTCGAACGACACGAAAGACGATTCGACCAACCTCTGGTGGGTCGCCCTGCTGAGCTTCGGCGAAGGTTGGCACAACAACCACCACGCCCAGCAACGCTCCGCAGCCCACGGCTGGAAGTGGTACGAATTCGACATCACGTACATCACCATCAAAGTGTTGTCATACGTCGGCCTGGCGCGCGAAATCGTGCAGCCGAACCTGGCGGATGAAACAACAAATGACGAGTCCGCCAACAGCGGCCACATCGCCAGCGATTGA